A genome region from Labrys wisconsinensis includes the following:
- a CDS encoding LLM class flavin-dependent oxidoreductase, with the protein MRFGLFNLMNQHGLEQREVFEGTIECARLADALGFDIAWFAEHHFSNYSLCPSPLMMAAAVARETRRIRLGPAVIVAPLYNPIRVAEEVALLDQLSRGRAVLGIGSGYQRFEFDAFGADLAERQERMLEIWQIIDQAVHHNRFQHAGRMYQLPDVPQAIRLYHPRRLETFFVSWSAPTIHHAVATDAVPFCTVGWGDTAALTSLHDHVARQYAEAGYDLAGRRFAAQRYVFVSDDKAELMKVAEGIRYAGRCAGHMRVGAQVLDGHVIQDRPVAGEPTLEAILAGLPVGAPETVAERLVHEIRTIGITDLSCFMWPAGLGSRAVLRSMERFGAEVMPLVTKALAADTRQPADAVA; encoded by the coding sequence ATGCGGTTCGGTCTGTTCAACCTGATGAATCAGCACGGCCTGGAGCAGCGCGAGGTCTTCGAAGGCACCATCGAATGCGCCAGGCTCGCCGACGCCCTCGGCTTCGACATCGCCTGGTTCGCCGAGCATCACTTCTCCAACTACAGCCTCTGCCCCTCGCCGCTGATGATGGCGGCGGCCGTGGCGCGCGAGACGCGTCGCATCCGCCTCGGCCCGGCCGTCATCGTGGCGCCGCTCTACAATCCGATCCGCGTCGCCGAGGAGGTCGCGCTGCTCGACCAGCTGAGCCGGGGGCGTGCGGTGCTCGGCATCGGGTCCGGCTACCAGCGCTTCGAGTTCGACGCGTTCGGCGCCGATCTCGCCGAGCGCCAGGAGCGCATGCTCGAGATCTGGCAGATCATCGACCAGGCGGTGCACCACAACCGCTTCCAGCATGCCGGCCGGATGTACCAGCTGCCCGACGTGCCGCAGGCCATCCGGCTCTACCATCCGCGCCGGCTCGAGACCTTCTTCGTCTCCTGGTCGGCCCCCACCATCCATCATGCGGTGGCGACCGACGCCGTCCCGTTCTGCACCGTCGGCTGGGGCGACACCGCCGCGCTGACGTCGCTGCACGACCATGTCGCCCGGCAATATGCCGAGGCCGGCTACGATCTCGCCGGACGACGCTTCGCCGCCCAGCGCTATGTCTTCGTCTCCGACGACAAGGCCGAGCTGATGAAGGTCGCCGAAGGCATCCGCTATGCCGGACGCTGCGCCGGCCACATGCGCGTCGGCGCCCAGGTGCTGGACGGCCATGTCATCCAGGACCGTCCCGTCGCCGGCGAGCCGACGCTCGAGGCGATCCTCGCCGGCCTGCCCGTCGGCGCGCCGGAAACCGTCGCCGAGCGCCTGGTCCACGAGATCCGCACCATCGGCATCACCGACCTCAGCTGTTTCATGTGGCCCGCGGGCCTGGGGTCCCGCGCCGTGCTGCGCTCCATGGAACGCTTCGGCGCCGAGGTGATGCCGCTGGTGACCAAGGCCCTGGCCGCCGACACCAGGCAGCCGGCGGACGCGGTGGCGTGA
- a CDS encoding SDR family NAD(P)-dependent oxidoreductase, with protein sequence MTTGTTELEGKTAVITGGVKGLGLAISRLLAERGATVALIDIDEAGLETAVSSLGGRGRAHGVAGDIRRRADAHRAFGEAAERLGGVDILVNNAGVYPRKPILEIDDETWDYVFDVNLRAMFHMTVAAARHMQPRRAGRIVSIASIDAYIPYAKNAHYAAAKAGVISFTKSFAQELAPEGILVNAVSPGPIDTPNLRQLGIYEDLARSTPLGRVAAPEDIAEVVGFLAGPRNRYMTGETVIASGGILMA encoded by the coding sequence ATGACCACCGGCACGACCGAATTGGAGGGCAAGACCGCCGTGATCACCGGCGGCGTGAAGGGCCTGGGCCTGGCCATATCGCGGCTGCTGGCCGAGCGTGGTGCGACCGTGGCCCTGATCGACATCGACGAGGCGGGCCTCGAGACGGCCGTCTCGAGTCTCGGCGGCCGGGGCCGGGCGCACGGCGTCGCCGGCGACATCCGCCGCCGGGCCGACGCCCATCGCGCCTTCGGCGAAGCGGCGGAACGGCTCGGCGGCGTCGACATCCTGGTCAACAATGCCGGCGTCTATCCGCGCAAGCCGATCCTGGAGATCGACGACGAGACCTGGGACTACGTGTTCGACGTCAATCTCAGGGCGATGTTCCACATGACGGTCGCGGCGGCCCGGCACATGCAGCCGCGCCGGGCCGGCCGGATCGTCTCGATCGCCTCGATCGATGCCTACATCCCCTATGCGAAGAACGCGCACTACGCCGCAGCCAAGGCCGGCGTCATCAGCTTCACCAAGTCCTTCGCCCAGGAGCTGGCGCCGGAGGGCATCCTGGTCAACGCGGTGTCGCCCGGGCCGATCGACACGCCGAACCTTCGCCAGCTCGGCATCTACGAGGACCTCGCCCGCTCCACCCCGCTCGGCCGCGTGGCCGCGCCGGAGGACATCGCCGAGGTGGTCGGCTTCCTCGCCGGCCCCCGCAACCGCTACATGACCGGCGAGACCGTCATCGCCAGCGGGGGCATCCTGATGGCGTGA
- a CDS encoding flavin reductase family protein, with translation MDGFAGPPGEILDEDPWLAAADAGRREEAEPDDLADAFRLGMRRLAGGVCAVTVGRGPDIVGLTATSVTSLSMAPPSLLVSIRQGARMLEALREARRFTVHLLGEHQLHAAEAFAGRLGPAPRSTLVDWAPAPGGAPRLAGALCHVDCRAARLIPLFSHVVVVGVVTTVTAGDGDRPLVYHGGGFHGLQPLPDMQPTPPKPADPSP, from the coding sequence ATGGACGGCTTCGCGGGACCACCGGGCGAGATCCTCGACGAGGATCCCTGGCTCGCGGCCGCGGACGCCGGCCGCAGGGAGGAGGCCGAGCCCGACGACCTCGCCGACGCCTTCCGGCTCGGCATGCGCCGGCTGGCCGGCGGCGTCTGCGCCGTGACGGTCGGACGGGGGCCGGACATCGTCGGCCTTACCGCCACCTCCGTCACGTCGCTCTCCATGGCCCCGCCATCCCTGCTGGTGTCGATCCGCCAGGGCGCGCGCATGCTGGAGGCGCTGCGCGAGGCGCGCCGGTTCACCGTCCATCTCCTCGGCGAGCATCAGCTCCATGCGGCCGAGGCCTTCGCCGGGCGGCTGGGCCCCGCGCCTCGCTCGACCCTGGTGGATTGGGCGCCCGCGCCGGGCGGAGCGCCCCGCCTCGCCGGCGCCCTCTGCCATGTCGACTGCCGCGCGGCCCGCCTGATCCCACTGTTCTCGCACGTCGTGGTGGTCGGCGTCGTCACCACCGTCACGGCCGGCGACGGCGATCGCCCCCTCGTCTATCATGGCGGCGGCTTCCACGGCCTCCAGCCCCTCCCGGATATGCAGCCCACCCCTCCAAAGCCAGCGGACCCGTCGCCATGA
- a CDS encoding SDR family NAD(P)-dependent oxidoreductase, with the protein MTGLAGRVAIVTGAASGMGRAHALRLAALGAAVALQDIDEVGLGETAGAIAADGGTAVACGFDIADVAAIDRMAQSLMGRFGRIDIVVNNAGIGIDRPIEAIDAAAFDRMIGIHVKGSFFCARAAVPAMKAQRWGRIVNISSRWAQAGHTLASDYIAAKAALLGLTKAWAKELAPWGITVNAIAPGGVWSRMVLETLGAEGVRREELEVPLGRWAQPEEIASSLAFLASEEAGFITGQVISPNGGKTVVGF; encoded by the coding sequence ATGACGGGCCTTGCCGGAAGAGTTGCGATCGTCACCGGCGCCGCATCGGGCATGGGCCGAGCCCATGCGCTGCGCCTGGCGGCGCTCGGTGCCGCCGTGGCCCTGCAGGACATCGACGAGGTCGGCCTCGGCGAGACGGCCGGGGCGATCGCGGCGGATGGCGGCACGGCCGTGGCCTGCGGCTTCGACATCGCCGACGTCGCCGCCATCGACCGGATGGCCCAGAGCCTGATGGGGCGTTTCGGCCGCATCGACATCGTGGTGAACAATGCCGGCATCGGCATCGACCGTCCGATCGAGGCGATCGACGCCGCGGCCTTCGACCGGATGATCGGCATCCACGTCAAGGGTAGCTTCTTCTGCGCCCGGGCGGCCGTCCCGGCCATGAAGGCGCAGCGCTGGGGCCGCATCGTCAACATCTCCTCGCGCTGGGCGCAGGCGGGCCACACCCTCGCCTCCGACTACATCGCCGCCAAGGCCGCCCTGCTCGGCCTGACCAAGGCCTGGGCCAAGGAGCTCGCGCCCTGGGGCATCACCGTCAACGCCATCGCGCCCGGCGGGGTCTGGAGCCGGATGGTCCTGGAGACGCTCGGCGCCGAGGGCGTGCGGCGGGAGGAGCTGGAGGTGCCGCTCGGCCGCTGGGCCCAGCCGGAGGAGATCGCCTCCAGCCTGGCCTTCCTGGCCAGCGAGGAGGCCGGCTTCATCACCGGCCAGGTGATCAGTCCGAACGGGGGCAAGACGGTCGTCGGATTCTGA
- a CDS encoding VOC family protein — protein MTVKRLQNSYHVVGDVAHTRAFYETALGLPVKFADGERWVQFDAGANFAIAAPEEAPAGVRGAVVVFEVDALPALCERIEAAGGRILGRRDMGEHGRTVTAADPEGTVFQLFERART, from the coding sequence ATGACGGTCAAACGCCTCCAGAACAGCTATCACGTCGTCGGCGACGTGGCGCACACCAGGGCCTTCTACGAGACGGCGCTCGGCCTGCCCGTCAAGTTCGCCGACGGCGAGCGCTGGGTCCAGTTCGACGCCGGCGCCAACTTCGCCATCGCCGCGCCGGAGGAGGCGCCCGCGGGTGTGCGCGGCGCGGTGGTCGTGTTCGAGGTCGATGCTCTCCCGGCTCTCTGCGAGCGCATCGAGGCGGCCGGCGGACGCATCCTCGGCCGCAGGGACATGGGCGAGCATGGCCGCACGGTCACGGCCGCCGACCCGGAGGGCACCGTCTTCCAGCTGTTCGAGCGGGCACGGACGTGA
- a CDS encoding SDR family NAD(P)-dependent oxidoreductase has product MRELEGSIAVITGAGAGMGRAHALLLAERGAGIVAQDIRGDKAEETAALVRESGGEATALACDVADTERLTALLGELAARLGRIDILVNNAGIGGEPVIEDVTEAEFDRTFAVHVKGSFFATRAVVPTMKRQRRGKIINISSIWGMVGHHYASPYCGAKAALLGLTKAWAKELAPWNIHVNAVAPGGVVTEMVLAQPDIEAKMAQKVARVPLGRYAEPRELSYTVAFLASPQADFITGQVISPNGGEVIVGI; this is encoded by the coding sequence ATGCGTGAACTGGAAGGAAGCATCGCCGTCATCACCGGCGCCGGCGCCGGCATGGGGCGGGCCCATGCGCTGCTGCTCGCCGAGCGCGGCGCAGGGATCGTGGCCCAGGACATCCGCGGCGACAAGGCGGAGGAGACGGCGGCCCTGGTGCGCGAGAGCGGCGGCGAGGCGACGGCCCTGGCCTGCGACGTCGCCGACACGGAGCGGCTGACGGCGCTCCTCGGCGAGCTCGCCGCGCGGCTCGGCCGCATCGACATCCTGGTCAACAATGCCGGCATCGGCGGCGAGCCGGTGATCGAGGACGTGACCGAAGCGGAGTTCGACCGCACCTTCGCCGTGCACGTCAAAGGCAGCTTCTTCGCCACCCGCGCCGTCGTGCCGACGATGAAGCGGCAGCGGCGCGGCAAGATCATCAACATCTCCTCGATCTGGGGCATGGTGGGGCACCACTACGCCTCGCCCTATTGCGGCGCGAAGGCCGCGCTCCTCGGCCTCACCAAGGCCTGGGCCAAGGAGCTCGCGCCCTGGAACATCCACGTCAACGCGGTCGCGCCCGGGGGCGTGGTCACCGAGATGGTGCTGGCCCAGCCCGACATCGAGGCAAAGATGGCCCAGAAGGTCGCGCGCGTGCCGCTCGGCCGCTACGCCGAGCCGCGGGAGCTCTCCTACACCGTCGCCTTCCTCGCCTCGCCCCAGGCCGACTTCATCACCGGCCAGGTGATCAGCCCCAATGGTGGCGAGGTGATCGTCGGCATCTGA
- a CDS encoding ABC transporter ATP-binding protein: MNQHFTIEAPPMVAAPTAHGAVVEFEDVAKTYGDFEALRPTTLRIEAGEFFAIIGPSGSGKSTLLGITAGFVPPSAGAIRVAGADVVAIPPYRRNFGMVFQNYALFPHMSVAENIAFPLRMRGCPRAEIAARVSRMLAMVRLEALSERRPSQLSGGQQQRVALARAAVYDPLLLLMDEPLGALDKNLREEMQEEIKKFQSALGVTVIYVTHDQHEAAFMADRIAIMRGGRLEQVASPRGLYERPATPFVASFLGEASLLPVAALVWREGEEALVETAGGLRVRASAPPGHGEGSVLCIRPENIVLGPEARGLDNVFQGTVEDVVYTTGSVRYRVRLEASDLLLVVRIPSRPDIMLMPCGERVAVGWGRRDALLVAGETTP; this comes from the coding sequence GTGAACCAGCATTTCACGATCGAGGCCCCGCCGATGGTCGCCGCCCCCACCGCTCACGGCGCCGTCGTCGAGTTCGAGGACGTCGCCAAGACCTATGGCGACTTCGAGGCGCTGCGGCCGACCACCCTGCGCATCGAGGCCGGCGAATTTTTCGCCATCATCGGGCCGAGCGGATCGGGCAAGTCGACCCTGCTCGGCATCACCGCCGGCTTCGTGCCGCCGTCGGCCGGAGCGATCCGGGTCGCTGGCGCCGACGTGGTGGCGATCCCGCCCTATCGGCGCAATTTCGGCATGGTGTTCCAGAACTACGCCCTCTTCCCGCACATGAGCGTGGCGGAGAACATCGCCTTCCCCCTGCGCATGCGCGGATGCCCCAGGGCGGAGATCGCCGCGCGGGTCTCGCGCATGCTGGCCATGGTGCGGCTCGAGGCTCTGAGCGAGCGGCGGCCGAGCCAGCTGTCGGGCGGCCAGCAGCAGCGCGTCGCCCTGGCGCGGGCGGCGGTCTACGACCCGCTCCTCCTGCTGATGGACGAGCCGCTGGGCGCCCTCGACAAGAACCTGCGCGAGGAGATGCAGGAGGAGATCAAGAAGTTCCAGTCCGCGCTCGGCGTGACGGTGATCTATGTGACGCACGACCAGCACGAGGCCGCCTTCATGGCCGACCGCATCGCCATCATGCGCGGCGGCCGGCTGGAGCAGGTCGCCTCGCCGCGCGGCCTCTACGAGCGCCCGGCGACGCCCTTCGTCGCCAGCTTCCTCGGGGAGGCGAGCCTGCTGCCGGTCGCCGCCCTGGTCTGGCGCGAAGGCGAGGAGGCCCTGGTCGAGACGGCCGGCGGCCTCAGGGTGCGTGCCAGCGCCCCGCCGGGCCATGGCGAGGGCAGCGTCCTGTGCATCAGGCCGGAGAACATCGTGCTCGGCCCCGAAGCCCGCGGCCTCGACAATGTCTTCCAGGGCACGGTCGAGGACGTGGTCTACACCACCGGCAGCGTGCGCTACCGGGTGCGGCTCGAGGCCAGCGACCTCCTCCTGGTGGTCCGCATCCCCTCGCGGCCGGACATCATGCTGATGCCCTGCGGCGAACGTGTCGCGGTCGGCTGGGGGCGCCGGGACGCGCTGCTGGTCGCGGGGGAGACGACGCCATGA
- a CDS encoding ABC transporter permease — translation MTLQHGARLAADGRGHARQRPWTPGRGNALLLLLPLALLAAFFVLPLAVVVAQSFSGSATLFGQYAAILTNQATLAVVIYTFWTALLVTLATLVLGYPVAFMVSRASGGLLHLCLALVLVPFWTSTVIRTYAWIVILQRRGVLNDMLIGTGLIDRPLKLMTDGVGMQIAMIHIMLPFMILPLLNAMRGIDGTVLRAAAVLGANPWRQFVHVYLPLSMSGVSAGSVLVFISSLGFYITPALLGGQRTMIAVLIEQQASRLLDWPLASALATIVLALTCVLFVVYERAATRLAGGRPSGEVA, via the coding sequence GTGACGCTGCAACATGGCGCGCGGCTCGCCGCCGACGGCCGCGGCCACGCGCGGCAACGCCCCTGGACGCCGGGGCGGGGCAATGCCCTGCTCCTGCTCCTGCCCCTGGCGCTCCTCGCCGCCTTCTTCGTGCTGCCGCTCGCGGTGGTGGTGGCGCAGAGCTTCTCCGGCTCCGCCACCCTGTTCGGCCAATATGCGGCGATCCTGACGAACCAGGCGACCCTCGCGGTCGTCATCTACACGTTCTGGACCGCGCTCCTGGTCACGCTCGCGACGCTGGTCCTCGGCTATCCCGTGGCCTTCATGGTGAGCCGCGCCAGCGGCGGGCTGCTTCACCTGTGCCTCGCGCTGGTCCTGGTGCCGTTCTGGACCTCGACGGTGATCCGCACCTATGCCTGGATCGTCATCCTGCAGCGCCGCGGCGTGCTCAACGACATGCTGATCGGCACCGGCCTGATCGACCGGCCGCTGAAGCTGATGACCGACGGCGTCGGCATGCAGATCGCGATGATCCACATCATGCTGCCCTTCATGATCCTGCCGCTGCTCAATGCCATGCGCGGCATCGACGGCACCGTCCTGCGCGCGGCCGCGGTCCTCGGCGCCAATCCCTGGCGCCAGTTCGTCCATGTCTACCTGCCCCTGTCGATGTCGGGGGTCAGCGCCGGCTCGGTGCTGGTCTTCATCTCGTCGCTCGGCTTCTACATCACGCCGGCGCTGCTCGGCGGCCAGCGGACCATGATCGCGGTGCTCATCGAGCAGCAGGCCTCGCGCCTCTTGGACTGGCCGCTGGCCTCGGCGCTGGCGACCATCGTGCTGGCCCTGACCTGCGTGCTCTTCGTCGTCTACGAGCGGGCCGCCACCCGCCTGGCGGGCGGCCGGCCGAGCGGGGAGGTCGCCTGA
- a CDS encoding ABC transporter permease yields the protein MSNLPAAWRVLGAGITGFAVLVLVYLVVPTLVIVPLSFSSEPFLSFPPPGLSLRWYEAFAASPDYRIAIVNSIRIGIPAACLATVFGTLAALALVRGRLPGRRALSALMIAPLVLPQIVLAIGLFPVMVRLGLNGSYPAILLGHAVVCMPLVFVTVAASLRSYAPTYELAAMTLGANPWNTFRFVTFPMIRVGVVLGFIFAFTFSFDELILAIFLTSPLTRTVPRLLWEQLNYQMTPLIAAATTVLLALTLGLLVVAALVDRHGARRSRGTLR from the coding sequence ATGTCGAACCTGCCCGCCGCCTGGCGCGTCCTCGGCGCCGGCATCACCGGCTTCGCCGTGCTGGTGCTGGTCTATCTCGTGGTGCCGACGCTGGTGATCGTGCCGCTGTCGTTCAGCAGCGAGCCCTTCCTCAGCTTCCCGCCGCCGGGCCTGTCGCTGCGCTGGTACGAGGCCTTCGCCGCCAGCCCCGACTATCGCATCGCCATCGTCAACAGCATCCGCATCGGCATCCCCGCTGCCTGCCTGGCGACGGTCTTCGGCACGCTCGCGGCCCTTGCCCTGGTGCGCGGCCGGCTTCCCGGGCGGCGCGCCCTCTCGGCCCTGATGATCGCGCCGCTGGTGCTGCCGCAGATCGTGCTGGCGATCGGCCTCTTCCCCGTCATGGTGCGTCTCGGCCTCAACGGCAGCTATCCCGCCATCCTGCTCGGCCACGCCGTGGTCTGCATGCCGCTGGTGTTCGTCACCGTGGCGGCGTCGCTGCGCAGCTATGCGCCGACCTACGAGCTCGCGGCCATGACGCTCGGGGCCAACCCCTGGAACACCTTCCGATTCGTCACATTCCCGATGATCCGTGTCGGCGTGGTCCTGGGCTTCATCTTCGCCTTCACCTTCTCGTTCGACGAGCTGATCCTGGCGATCTTCCTCACCAGCCCGCTGACCCGCACCGTGCCGCGGCTCCTGTGGGAGCAGCTCAACTACCAGATGACGCCGCTCATCGCCGCCGCGACCACGGTGCTGCTGGCCCTGACCCTCGGCCTCCTGGTCGTCGCGGCCCTGGTCGATCGCCACGGCGCCAGAAGAAGCAGGGGGACGTTACGGTGA
- a CDS encoding aspartate aminotransferase family protein: protein MSHVFHRMPRQAYPVAVGGEGAYVLDADGKRYLDASGGAAVSCLGHSHAGVIAAIKAQLDALPFAHTSFFTTPAAEALADLLAESAPPGLDHVYFVSGGSEAIEAALKLARQYFVERGEPQRRRFIARRQSYHGNTLGALAVGGNLGRRTLFEPLLIDVEHVSPCYAYRDQQAGETAQAYGERLARELDATIERLGAETVIGFVAETVSGATLGAVPAVPGYFQRLREVCDRHGILLILDEVMCGMGRTGTLFACEQEGMVPDIVTVAKGLGAGYQPIGAMIASSKVYEAILAGSGFFHHGHTYVGHAAACAGALAVQRAIAEENLLARVRELGAGLASRLRQVFQHHEHVGDIRGRGLFWGLEFVADKAAKLPFDPALRLHARIKANAMHEGLMCYPSGGTLDGRAGDHVLLAPPYILEEPQLDEIVEKLGRAVDRSIAEIRGAAAAS, encoded by the coding sequence ATGAGCCACGTCTTCCATCGCATGCCGCGGCAAGCCTATCCCGTCGCCGTCGGCGGCGAAGGCGCCTATGTCCTCGATGCCGACGGCAAGCGCTATCTCGACGCCTCCGGCGGCGCGGCGGTCTCCTGCCTCGGCCACTCCCATGCCGGCGTGATCGCGGCGATCAAGGCGCAGCTCGACGCGCTCCCCTTCGCCCATACCTCGTTCTTCACCACGCCCGCGGCCGAGGCGCTCGCCGATCTGCTGGCCGAGAGCGCCCCGCCGGGGCTCGACCATGTCTACTTCGTCTCGGGCGGCTCGGAGGCGATCGAGGCGGCGCTCAAGCTGGCGCGGCAATATTTCGTCGAGCGCGGCGAGCCGCAGCGGCGCCGGTTCATCGCCCGGCGCCAGAGCTATCACGGCAACACCCTGGGAGCGCTCGCCGTCGGCGGCAATCTCGGCCGGCGGACCCTGTTCGAGCCGCTGCTCATCGACGTCGAGCATGTCTCGCCCTGCTATGCCTATCGCGACCAGCAGGCCGGCGAGACCGCGCAGGCCTATGGCGAGCGCCTCGCCCGCGAGCTCGACGCCACGATCGAGCGGCTCGGCGCCGAGACGGTGATCGGCTTCGTCGCCGAGACCGTCTCGGGCGCAACGCTCGGGGCCGTGCCGGCGGTGCCGGGCTATTTCCAGCGCCTGCGCGAGGTGTGCGACCGGCACGGCATCCTGCTCATCCTGGACGAGGTGATGTGCGGCATGGGCCGCACCGGCACGCTGTTCGCCTGCGAGCAGGAGGGGATGGTGCCCGACATCGTCACCGTGGCCAAGGGGCTGGGCGCCGGCTACCAGCCGATCGGCGCGATGATCGCCTCGTCGAAGGTCTACGAGGCCATCCTCGCCGGGTCCGGCTTCTTCCATCACGGGCACACCTATGTCGGCCACGCGGCGGCCTGCGCCGGCGCGCTCGCCGTGCAGCGCGCCATCGCCGAGGAGAACCTGCTCGCCCGCGTCCGCGAGCTCGGCGCCGGCCTGGCGTCGCGCCTGCGCCAGGTGTTCCAGCACCATGAGCATGTCGGCGACATCCGCGGCCGCGGCCTGTTCTGGGGCCTCGAATTCGTGGCGGACAAGGCAGCCAAGCTGCCCTTCGATCCCGCCCTGCGGCTGCATGCCCGGATCAAGGCCAACGCGATGCACGAAGGCCTGATGTGCTATCCCTCCGGCGGCACCCTCGACGGTCGCGCGGGCGACCACGTGCTGCTGGCGCCGCCCTATATCCTGGAGGAGCCGCAGCTCGACGAGATCGTCGAGAAGCTCGGCCGTGCCGTCGACCGATCGATCGCCGAGATCCGCGGCGCCGCAGCGGCATCCTGA
- a CDS encoding ABC transporter substrate-binding protein, whose protein sequence is MVDHIAPQPPSARRYTLSRRSLLTGVAAGLAGAAIGAPAVLRAQPSTMTVPNSGGALEEAYKPAYFDTFKAKTGIQILGAPYMDAARVKAMVENNAVDVDVLNIDATEAAALARLGLLEPIDYGVIDKSVLLPQAAREHYLLADVAAYVMAWNTRSFDAQSRPKDWAEFFDAKAKPGQRSLWKLAPQTLEVAAMGLGQARDKLYPIDLDRAFKGLDTIKPDLTWWTSGAQGAQLLIAGEVDVGTTWNGRLFKAKKDGAPVDYTFDNALYVCDAMVIPKGARNKKLAMEFLANMMDAQNQATFSKSIPYGPVNTKAFELLDPAERALLPNSPENGKTAVFQDFDYWAESGPKVFDRFNAWLLG, encoded by the coding sequence ATGGTCGACCACATTGCTCCGCAACCGCCGAGCGCTCGCCGATACACTCTCAGCCGCCGCAGCCTGCTCACCGGCGTCGCCGCCGGGCTTGCCGGCGCGGCGATCGGCGCGCCCGCCGTGCTGCGCGCCCAGCCCTCGACGATGACCGTTCCCAATTCCGGCGGCGCGCTGGAGGAGGCCTACAAGCCGGCCTATTTCGATACGTTCAAGGCCAAGACCGGCATCCAGATCCTCGGCGCGCCCTACATGGACGCCGCCCGCGTCAAGGCGATGGTCGAGAACAACGCCGTCGATGTCGACGTCCTCAACATCGACGCGACCGAGGCCGCGGCGCTGGCCAGGCTCGGCCTGCTGGAGCCGATCGACTACGGCGTCATCGACAAGTCCGTGCTGCTGCCGCAGGCCGCCCGCGAGCACTACCTCCTCGCCGACGTCGCCGCCTATGTCATGGCCTGGAACACCCGCAGCTTCGACGCGCAGTCCCGCCCGAAGGACTGGGCGGAATTCTTCGACGCCAAGGCCAAGCCGGGGCAGCGCAGCCTGTGGAAGCTGGCGCCCCAGACGCTGGAAGTGGCGGCGATGGGCCTCGGCCAGGCGCGCGACAAGCTCTATCCGATCGACCTCGACCGCGCCTTCAAGGGCCTCGACACCATCAAGCCGGACCTGACCTGGTGGACCTCCGGCGCGCAGGGCGCCCAATTGCTGATCGCCGGCGAGGTCGACGTCGGCACCACCTGGAACGGACGCCTGTTCAAGGCCAAGAAGGACGGCGCCCCGGTCGACTACACCTTCGACAACGCCCTCTATGTCTGCGACGCCATGGTCATTCCCAAGGGAGCGCGCAACAAGAAGCTGGCCATGGAGTTCCTGGCCAACATGATGGACGCCCAGAACCAGGCGACCTTCTCCAAGTCGATTCCCTACGGCCCCGTGAACACCAAGGCCTTCGAGCTGCTCGACCCGGCCGAGCGCGCCCTGCTGCCGAACTCGCCGGAGAACGGCAAGACGGCCGTGTTCCAGGACTTCGACTACTGGGCGGAGTCCGGGCCAAAGGTCTTCGACCGCTTCAACGCCTGGCTGCTCGGCTGA